The Xylocopa sonorina isolate GNS202 chromosome 11, iyXylSono1_principal, whole genome shotgun sequence genome includes the window TTTCaacatttattatttattatagtaTTATCGTACGTTCGTTATGTAACAACTTTACACCATGCATCTTGGTATCGTATGTTGGGTATACGGTTGCTATCCTATATAGGGATATAACACAATTTCTTGCCTATctgtacctttttttttctaacaTTATGTGCGATCATGCATTATTATGAAATCAATTGTCAATGATCAGTCGATGATCAACGTAGGACCTTCAACTATACCGATACGATGGTCATTTATAAGTACATTTTTCTAACCAACAAAAAATCCATTGAAAAATGTCTAATATTTAACAAATTTAGTCGTCACGTTAAACTTTGAACGGTACATGTTACCTGCCGCGTTCCTAGCGattacattacatttaactttgTAAAATTTTTCCAAGTCATATTCAATGCTATACATACTGCTTTAATAATCAGTTGATCAAAATAGAAACTAACTGCGATTTTAAATAATTAGTTTAAGGAAACCTTTTTAATTATTGCATGGACATCTGAATTCGATTTGCTACAAACACGACGatcgattataatattataataatacgtGCAAAATTGCACTGAAACAGACGAAAAGAAAACAAAGCAAGCATTTCCTATCCGTGTCGTTTTTATTGAAATAATTTTTGCGCGGGATTCCATAAGTGTTTGTCTCTTATTAAAATATACCAGGCAACAGCATGCAATTAAAACTTCTTGATGTTGACGTGTGCTCATTTGTGAACAAATCATGCAATAGATAGTCAATTAATTGAATTGTTAGTATGAAGTATAATATTATTGGACATACCCGGATTTGCTGGCTTGTGTAGCGTTAATTGAATGAATTCTCAACTTTGTCGCAATATCTTTCAATTCTTGAATGGTTTTCGATTCTGGCTTGTGATAGTTTGCCATTCTGTTCGTAGAAATAGTAACGACTTCTACAAATTTTATTAGTATTTTAAGGAAACTTTGGAAAGTTGCTGACCACGAGGCGTATTTCCGAGCAACAAGTAGAATTCGCGCAACCACGATGCAAATTGAATATAGAGAAGAATCTCAACTCTACATTTGTACGATTTCTTTTATTGTTTCCAGATGGCACTGAGAGCTTACTTTCACGTACGTGTAATAGTCACAAGTATTATTTCCTTTAAAAAAGTATAAATAAAAGAAAGTAAAGGGCTTAATCATTTTTACTAACCGTTATAGTCACCTAAACTGTTTTTAGAAATATTTCAACCTCCCATTCCTTCCCCAGCCACACCCTATTATTCGATTATTATTCCTAGAACAGAAAAAGTGTACGCGCGGCAAATTATGCAATTCGTATGTAGTAGTACAAACATGGAACAGGATACGTTCGCCAAACTTTCacaaacaatttttatttaataacaAATTTATTCGACGTTTAGGAACAGGATTCATGGTGTCATGTTTAACTACCGATAACGAAGTGTTCATTCATAATATTTATACGTAACTAATAATAGATTGTTGAATTGAAATTACGCGGATACGCACACATAAAAGCCTTAGTAATAGAgtacaaaaaaaaataatgattcataaaaatagATAGTTATCTAACTGCTGCATGTAGAATCAAAATTACAGATTTATTTAGCTCGTAACGTAATGTTAGTTTCAaaaatttttataatatatcctattatgaaaacTATTAAATCTTTCCACGGTTCTATCATCTAATACTTAAATATTTGcagcaattacatttttttaaaaattgaCTTAAATGTTTTTGATGTTTGTATTGGAAAAGATATTTCTATATCGTCATTATCGATCTGCaagaataaattattataataaacaaTTAAACAGTTACATCATAATTAAAATTTTAGACTTTTATCTTATTAAACTATAGGTATATATACATTTTagcgatatatttttttttttttttatcgaattcGCACTTTAATATTTGACACGATCATTACTGATGATAATTCGGTAAGATCGTGTTCAGTTATTAGTGTACTTTGTTCTCCAATAATATTTTACCCAATTAGCTTTGTTCTATTTCTATGATCAAAGTTTTTAATACGGTAGCTTTCCGACAGATATTATTACTTATATTATCTAAATGTGCAAAATTTGCTATACCATTAAACAGGTATATTGGATAAGAGGTATTTTTATACCGTTTGCTAGTGTAACAATTAACGTGAAAGTTAAATTTGAATCCATTTTTCATTGTAACCGCCAAAACTGCTTAAATTTTAAACCTatcgaaattaaatattttgtttagtacacacacacacagttaTACAAACGTAAGTATAATAATATTGTAAGCTTTTTATacgcatatatatacatatatataaatacactttaatatatttatataccaTGTAcgcttatatatttatatatacttaTACATATGCATAACATGCAATTGGTTCCCATATTCCTTTGAACTTCATATATATATGCATGTTGACATGATAATTTACACTACCAATTAATAATTGTATCACATATAAAGTTTATTCTATTTACACTAACTTTTCATCTATTCCTGGAATGTTCAAATAATTTATATGAAATTCGTGGCGACGTAAGAAGATGATTCCTTTTCATTTTTATATTGACCTTAAAATAGGAAATTTGATTAATATCAAGCTCatataattttaactttactCGAACGTACAGATATCAGTAGAACTCATTTATCTGCATAATCATTACATCAAATAAAACTTTTGTTTAATGGCACGTAGCTTCTTGCgctgtttattattattattattattattattattattattattattattgttattattattattgttattattattattattatcttcTTTTAACAATTTTGCAATAACTCAGTGTATTTCAAATGTAAATTATACCAAATTATATTCTTCGTCGTCAATATGTATAGACAACACTTGAATACTTTATATGGACGATAATTTAAAGATTATATACAACGTCATTATGCAACAATTTAGTGGTTCTATATATTCTTGAAATTATTACTTCTTCCTTAGATAAATTCCTGTATTTTTTCCTGTTAATAAGAAAAGATAAAATAGCACAATTTTATTCTATTACTTTGCACCTGTTTATCGTATACCGACTACTTTCGTGTTCCCGTATATATTTTGCTGATACTCGTATTTATAATTCATTTCCCTCCTAAAATGAACGGTAATTAAATAATAGCATTTTTTTCTATGATATGCCTTCCTATTTGGTATAGAATTGTAGTTTTTAAATGAAGTTTCTAAAATATGATGCAGATTTAATCGTAACTCGATAAATAGAGAACACGAAATTATAAGATATCAAGTATGGAAAATGATTTTAATGTGTTTTCCTATTAATTGCATTATTATAAACAGAGTTAAAAGATCATAATAAATATGCAGGTATATAAAATtcctaaatgaaaataaataatgaTCGATGTATATTTGACACATTCAATTTTCGGTTACTATACAGTAGAAAATTACTCAAGTGTGTATATATGTGTGCTTTGAATTTTTGTTTATAATGCCATGTTGTATCTAAACAGATAAATCTTTTGATGAAAActatatttcttttataaaaTATAACGTTATTTCTATAAAGAATATAGCTTACATTACAAAgcatcaaaataatgaaaaatgtTTTCGTAAAAATTGGTTCAGTAAGAACTTGACCGAAAGAACATGATAACACTGTGCAATAGGTGTCAGGTACATTTTGGAACCGATGCTTTACCCAGTGTTAGAGCTTTAAAGTCTGCATATGTATACTGAAAAGTTGTTTATTGTTCTCCACACGTGTAGTGTTAAATATCACATACAAGTACACTTTAAAGCTTCTAAAGAGAGGTCCTGTAACTGATCGTTTGATTACTGTGCTTCATCAACACATTCCAAACATTTCCTAACATCCGTATTGCTAATATTTATCCGTGGTAACCAGTGGCGGCTCGTGACTAAAATGAGTGGAGGTGCTATTCACAAAATTgaacgaatttttttctttctttttgtatTAAATCTAAAGGGAGAATTAAAGGAAAAGAGATTCATTATATATTAAATGTTTGCGATAAAATCAGGCGGGGGAGGGGGGACTACAGTGTCCATACTCGACTGCCTCGGGGGGGAGATTGCAGCTCCGCAACACCTATGCACGAGCCGCGCCTGGTGGTAACGTAAAAAAactgctatatatatatatatatgtacataacgGGCAATCCTCGATACAAAGATTGAATTACGATCTAAGGACTGCTCGATACGTTTAAAAGGTTTTCACACTGCTTTTTCTAGCTTTCCTCATGCCATAGAAATTGTAACATTAATCCCTAGATTTCCATTATCGGCAAATAATTGCGCGATAGAGGTGTCAAATACAAGGCAGTCTGAATTTAAAATTGCAGATGAAACACCTTCGTGAATGGAACGTGGCATAGCCTCCCAAGTTAGGCGCCTTTTATGCCCATTCAGTTCTAGTCTGTTGAACATAAAATCATTACTTGTTTCAAATGTGCAATTGCTACCTTGTCTTTTGTTTTCTctacatatacgtatatattatAGTAAACATTTACCTATAAGCAAAATTTTCTGCTTGTTTCCTTGAACCGATCAATTGAACAATTGCAAAAAATTGCTGATGTCCATCGTACTTTTCTTGCTTTTCGAGTACCAGCATAAAGTGGTGACCAAAACAGGATTGCATCATTACCCAGTCCACCGCACCAGGAAGATTAATATCGGTTGCTAAAAAAACAATATCTTCTCCTATAACAGAAAACAAGCACATTTTAAGTAGAAAACAAAGGGAAACAATTATTGTACATACCtcgtttaataataatttaccTTGAAGAGTTGTAATACTCTTGTGATTCATAACAAGATGCGGCATTACTTGCTCAAGAGATCCTTGCCACTTACAAGAAGCACCTGGACAAGGACAACTGTATGGACGGAATTCACATGCGTCTTCATGATCTGCTTTTTCGGTATGCACCAATGAGACAGTGCATCCACTTGTGGAATATTTGCAAGGAAACATCACGTTACCCGCTACTTTCTCCATAGCCAAATTGCGGATATTACCTGTATTAAATTGAAACGAAACATCATCCGACCGATGTTAATAATTATTCTATTTTACATCGATTCCATTTTATCATCAACACCGTACCTAATGGACCTCTACAGGTAGGACAGCAGTTAAGCTTTGGTCTGCAGTTACTACAAACAAGGTGTCCACTCTGGCATTGTAAAATTGGTGGAAGAACATAATCAAAGCAAACCGGACATTCAAAAAGACTTGCTAGGTCGGTTGAACTGCTCAACGATGATACGGTAGATGCGGAAGAGCTTGCGACACTCCTCCCTCTCTTACTAATACTTAATTGggacatttttttcttttattctgtGTTTCAAACAAGAACGCGACTCCTTTTAGTTGACAAGAAAATCCATTTATTTTTGAAGATGTTTAATAAATGTGATGCATTCTGGTACGAATTATCCACCTCATATCTGTAAATTATTAGAATTTCATAATTACGTACGACTAAAACCCACTATGTAAAATACATTGTCTAGTTTTATGTTTCTGCTATTTATTACAGCGTACTACACATATATTGttctttaattataattataaatatttatatctaTTGGACATTGAAATGACACGACAGACATTTCAATTAATGCAATCTGTGTTATTAGTCTATCAGTTTCTACGTAACCATTGCTACATTACAATTCATTAGCTGAAATATACTTGAAATATGTGCATATTACTATACCTTACAATATTATAATACACCTATACACACAAACACAAAATACACttttatacgtatatatgtataattgtTTTCTTTTTGGTACAACATATCTCCATTTGCCTTAATATTGTTATGCAAAAATGAAACGGATGCTTTATATACATACCCTTTGTATGTTACGTGAAATTAAATCAAGCGACTAAATATAAGAAAAAAGTACGCTACCTATAGGCATGACACTGGAACGAACATTTGATTGAAAGTCAAAGCAGCTTATGTATCATTAGTTTTTAAAAGTTCTCATAAGGAgagaatgtttaaaatttggtaACGATAGAACAGCATAAGTAACAAAGATTACGTTGCACAGATTGAACGACGATTTATCTCGTGCGCGTCAATTATCACTCCGTTTTTAATAAATCTTGACCTGGGAAATTGACACATTTCCCTGGTGGACCTCGACAACTTTTCAAACGATTCGCGGGTTATTTATCCCGAAAAATTACAAACAAAGAAGAAATCCTGGCGAATAACATAGTGAAGCTAGTTACAAGTCACGAGCCACGATGATCAACGATCAACAAATAAACAATGTAGGATAAACGAGAAATTGGACATTTGATCGTACGAAAAATTGTGGCCTACGGAACaagaagaagaataaaaatgtcTAGCTTTGAGAAAAGTACATGTTTAAACTTACCGGATTGACAAAGATATTAGTACGTCACTCGATGCATACACTGATTTTCGCGCGATTGAGATCGGAAAATACTGAGTCAAAAGtatgaaagagggagagagaaggcACTTGAGAATGATGACAATGAAGATAGAAACGAGAATGAAAACGTCGAGAATAACGGCGAAGGATGACACGACAATAGGCAAATGTTGTTACGAGAACAACAGCAGGAGATTTCATGCGACTTGGCTTCGAAAATGTTGCACGAAATGCTCCCGATACTTCTCGGTACATCGATGAGGAATAAACGCGAACGCGATGAAATTGAATATGAAAAAGGCTACATCGCGAATTCTCTTAGCCAAACAGGCAATATCAATCGCAACGTGACTTTTGTTAGTTTTCGCTGAGGCATAGTAGTAACTTGCTCCTTTTCAAACTTCCGACACTTCAAGCTTGTTTCGTATAATACGATGCACACCAAGATGATGACACTGCAGCTGTCTGTCCGACTGCACGTCTGTCCGTTTACACCCATGCAACTGCCATTGGGCACTAAAGCCGCGTTTCTAATCTACCATCTTGCGCAGAACCGTACTCGTTTGTGTTTACATTTCTCTGAAAATTATTTTTACCAATAATCGACAAAAACTACTTTCCTACTTTCGTGTATACCCAAACGTTACATACGTATCTTATCAATTATCTCGATATATTGATTGCTTGTACACCAATTGGTTACACACGCAAAATACACAATTACactatttatatgtatatacgtacaCATACATACGCAACGCACGCATACACGCAAAAACTTAACATATTGTATTTATTTCTCAACTTTTTTGTTCGTAATTTACATGTGTGTTTACTTCTAAAGATAAGTGGAAACACTAAACAATCAAATAATCGGAGAATCGCTCCGAATGATTCATTGTTTCGGGAATCACTATTAACGTTTGTTGTTCATACGTTTTACatgcatatgtatatatttacttaaacttTATGTTCTTACATGTGTTAATTATGCAATTCTTCCAATACTAATAGTACATAACAAATAGTTCTAATTTCAATAGAAAGTAGAATTTTAACGCACAATGTACGTACGCCTAAAATATGAATTCCTAATTTTAGAGATAtgtaaatatattttacaaGAAAGCATACATATCTCTACTTGTTTAAAGCTTTCATCGAAAGAAGAATATTACAAAATACTTTTTaagtaatgaatattttattttttgttataattaaAATATACACTGTGTCATGGGTGAAACAGGCGAATAGTAATTAATAGTAACAAAATATTTCTGTTATTTCCTTTAATTTCACAATCggatctcttttttcttttttaatatatatttatatatatgtatatatatatatatatactttttttttCCCATACGCAGCAAATATGGTATACACAGTATACAGATTTAATTTCAAAAGCACAATTAGCTTGGCTTAAAATTCTTTTGTaagaaaacggtttctttcCCGCGTGCGTATGTGTATTATGAAATTTATTTAAGCCAAACTGTCAATACTTTTGTATCGTCTGAGAAAAACTTGAATGTTTAAAGCCTTATCAGCCTTTTGTGTAATATAATTTCGATGTACCTAAACGTAGTCCCACAATGCCATATCTACATTTGCTACAATTATTTTGTCGTTTTTAAACTTTTTTAGTCCAGGAAATCACAAGATGTATTGGCTGTCAAGTTGTCTAGTACCTGCATCATATCAAATGATACTCTACATGTAAACAGTCTTCTTGCGATATGAAGAGCAGTCTTTGTACACCAGACAGGAACAAACTGTTTGATGCAAATGCAAAAATTGTCATAGTAGTCTAAATTATAGTAATTTACAATTTTCTTTACTTCCAATGCCTTAAACATTCTGTTGATTCAGCGTTTGCAAAACATTTCTCATATAACAAGCCATAATCACTTTTACTCTATTTATACTTGTGTTCATGTGGCACAGGAGTACACGAGTGTAgcaattttataaaaattactgATCCCATTAGTCAGGCTTTTAAACGATAATTTTTATCCCGATCGAAGTATCATAAGCAATACAgagaaaaggagaaaagaaaatattgaacgtaaaaaTAATATGATCATGAAATTTTGTGCACATTGCAGCATACTTATTGCTCCTCGTATATGACTTCAAATATTGTATTAGAATATTTTGTAACCATCCTCTACCACTCGCGCACTCTTCGCGTATCTACCCAGGAcgataatattttaattatattcattttgaaatatttttatctTTCGCTTAAATCCTACTTTATTATATACTAATTCGCACACGTGTACAACATTACACATGTGTAcacgtatatacatataacatACGGAGATACGTATGTTTCTTACAATATCTTATGATTCGGATAAGTTACAGGACTTATTTTAATGTATAAACTGTCATAGATGATAATAGATAATACGTATAGATTACAAATTTATGAGGAAGTACGTTTAATTAGGAGTACGAACCATTGGTCCATGAATGGTAATTTGTTCTATAACTATCGATTATCTCTAACTGACAAGTGCATTCTGAACTGAAACTGTTTATCGACACGAAGTCCTATTATAAACGACACAGCGTTGCGTTTCTAATAATATAAGATTAACACCAAGCATATAATAATAAACAATACTTTAGTAATGCAACTTAAGATGCTAAAGAATAATTAGAGTATTAAATTATAAGATATACATGTTAGTATTATGAATCATGAATAACAAGAAAAATAGGAGTAAATCAATCATTTTAGTTTTCACCTTATATATGGTTTTTATATAAGATAGAGAAAAACATTGTAAGGTATTAAATTTCAATAAGAATATTCAATTATCTATTTTagtacttcttttttttctctttttatgcAGTAAATGACAAAATGAGcatagataaaaaaaaaaaagtcacAATGCTTTTGCCTTGTTAAATTACACCaattacaaatgaatgaaaattcacttatttttctcttttttctttttttagtaaATGTACATAGAACTATCTAGTATTTTACAGGCTTGACATACAAAGATTAGGGAGTTTGAGGCTTTTACAAGAATCTTTTAATGACTCTATAAGCTCTTTTATCCCAAACTTCCCTATCTCAGTCCCAGACTGTATCCAGACAAAGTTGGTCTACTCCTTGCTATATTCTTGCTTTATCAccaagtttttcttttttttctttagtaTATAGGATTCATAAACCCATATTTTTAATATGGCTGATGTCTCTGAAACTGACGTGGTCCCTGACCATTTCCTCTCGGCTTACCTTGAGCCCCGTATCCCATATTGTCGTACCCATCGTAACCAG containing:
- the LOC143428988 gene encoding E3 ubiquitin-protein ligase SIAH1, with amino-acid sequence MSQLSISKRGRSVASSSASTVSSLSSSTDLASLFECPVCFDYVLPPILQCQSGHLVCSNCRPKLNCCPTCRGPLGNIRNLAMEKVAGNVMFPCKYSTSGCTVSLVHTEKADHEDACEFRPYSCPCPGASCKWQGSLEQVMPHLVMNHKSITTLQGEDIVFLATDINLPGAVDWVMMQSCFGHHFMLVLEKQEKYDGHQQFFAIVQLIGSRKQAENFAYRLELNGHKRRLTWEAMPRSIHEGVSSAILNSDCLVFDTSIAQLFADNGNLGINVTISMA